The proteins below are encoded in one region of Neisseria macacae ATCC 33926:
- a CDS encoding FxsA family protein, with product MQYFGVGFLVLLFLEIMSIVWVADWLGGGFTFLLMIVSFIGGTMMLRHTGLSGILLAGAAIRSGDNISMYQMLWPIRYTVAGILLLSPGFVSTIIALLLLLPIKGRPAAQMNTQSFRQQTFTRRTEDDGDIIEGEYTVTRADPQAKHQEYIEHKRD from the coding sequence ATGCAGTATTTCGGTGTGGGTTTTTTAGTATTATTGTTTTTGGAAATTATGTCCATCGTTTGGGTGGCGGATTGGCTGGGCGGCGGATTCACTTTCCTGCTGATGATAGTCAGCTTTATCGGCGGCACGATGATGCTGCGCCACACGGGGCTGTCCGGCATTTTGCTGGCAGGTGCGGCCATCCGCAGCGGGGACAATATTTCCATGTATCAGATGCTGTGGCCGATACGTTATACCGTCGCCGGGATTTTGCTGCTCAGTCCGGGTTTTGTTTCCACTATTATCGCCTTGCTGCTGCTTTTGCCGATAAAGGGTCGGCCTGCGGCTCAAATGAATACGCAGTCTTTCCGTCAGCAAACCTTTACGCGCCGTACTGAAGATGACGGCGATATCATCGAAGGCGAATACACGGTGACCCGCGCCGATCCTCAAGCCAAACACCAAGAATATATCGAACACAAACGCGATTAA
- the trpA gene encoding tryptophan synthase subunit alpha produces MSRIQQTFAALDGAKALIPYITVGDPNLDTTLALMHSLVENGADILELGVPFSDPMADGPTIQRAAERALANKVSLNDVLNIVRRFRETNGNTPVVLMGYLNPIHKMGYQAFVQAAAEAGVDGVLTVDSPVETITPLHDELKARGIDCIFLIAPTTTEERIQTIARVAGGFVYYVSLKGVTGAASLDTEEVSRKIELLRKYIDIPIGVGFGISNAESARKIGAVADAVIVGSRIVKEIENNAGREAEAVGALVKELKDAIR; encoded by the coding sequence ATGAGCAGAATCCAGCAAACCTTTGCCGCGCTTGACGGCGCAAAAGCCCTGATTCCCTATATCACCGTAGGCGATCCCAATCTCGATACCACGCTTGCGCTGATGCACAGTCTGGTTGAAAACGGCGCCGACATCCTGGAATTGGGCGTTCCCTTTTCCGACCCGATGGCGGACGGCCCGACCATCCAGCGCGCCGCCGAGCGTGCGTTGGCAAACAAAGTTTCCCTCAACGACGTATTGAACATCGTACGCCGCTTCCGCGAAACAAACGGCAACACGCCCGTCGTCCTGATGGGTTATCTGAACCCAATTCATAAAATGGGTTATCAGGCATTTGTCCAAGCGGCTGCCGAAGCCGGCGTGGATGGCGTGCTGACCGTCGATTCCCCTGTCGAAACCATTACCCCGCTGCACGACGAACTCAAAGCGCGCGGCATCGACTGCATCTTCCTGATTGCCCCGACCACGACCGAAGAGCGTATCCAAACCATCGCCCGCGTTGCAGGCGGTTTTGTCTATTACGTTTCGCTCAAAGGCGTTACCGGCGCGGCAAGTTTGGATACCGAGGAAGTTTCGCGTAAAATAGAGCTTTTGCGCAAGTATATCGACATCCCGATCGGCGTCGGCTTCGGCATCAGCAACGCCGAAAGCGCGCGCAAAATCGGCGCTGTTGCCGATGCCGTCATCGTCGGCAGCCGCATCGTCAAAGAAATTGAAAATAACGCAGGCCGCGAAGCAGAAGCCGTCGGCGCGTTGGTAAAAGAATTAAAAGACGCAATCCGTTAA
- a CDS encoding lytic transglycosylase domain-containing protein, whose product MNAQRIFSLSLSLIAAAVLSACVSENDTSSKEPASSLTEPASIPARRAEGESKVLSDYGQYQGALDAAKRGDDMWVQQFLAQAGDSAMAENVRNEWLKSLGARGQWDVFRQENKKLNAAGRVQEVQCYAELGSGSYNMAAELVRVTNKLPAGCTRLVESAASAGRLNNNDAWRRVRGLLSNSQTSDARSLAAALGSPFEGGSQGAREYSLLNVIGKDARKSSSAASTLSGMESGLSREQSSFAWGVLGLYQAQNQNMQTALSYYNRVSDRKQLTDEQFEWYARAALRLQRWNELSGIIQQMPDNLQKDPTWQYWLGRSYAAQGNQSRAKEMYEKAAASGRNFYAVLAGEELGRRVNTKNNVSDADKKDVRRMADDGAIKRALVLFKNSQSSNDAKMRRQAQAEWRFATRDFNEDNLLTAAQVAFENQFYDMAINSADRTERKLNYNLRYLSPFKETTVRYASQAGIDPAWVYGLIRQESRFVMGAQSSVGAQGLMQVMPATAREIAGKIGMSSSELYTMDGNIRMGTWYMADAKRRLQNNEVMATAGYNAGPGRARNWQASMPLEGAIYAETIPFTETRDYVKKVMTNATFYASLFNEPQTSLKQRMGTVPGRY is encoded by the coding sequence ATGAACGCACAACGCATATTTTCCCTCTCGCTCAGCCTGATTGCCGCAGCCGTCTTGTCGGCGTGCGTCTCTGAAAACGACACCTCATCCAAAGAGCCTGCCTCTTCTCTGACCGAACCCGCCTCCATCCCCGCCCGCCGCGCGGAAGGCGAATCCAAAGTATTGTCCGATTACGGCCAATACCAAGGCGCGCTGGACGCTGCCAAACGCGGCGACGATATGTGGGTGCAACAATTCTTGGCGCAAGCGGGCGACAGCGCGATGGCTGAAAATGTCCGCAACGAATGGCTCAAAAGCCTCGGCGCGCGCGGACAATGGGATGTGTTCCGCCAAGAAAACAAAAAGCTGAATGCGGCGGGCCGGGTGCAGGAAGTGCAATGTTATGCCGAACTGGGCAGCGGCAGCTACAACATGGCGGCAGAGCTTGTGCGCGTTACCAACAAGCTACCCGCGGGCTGTACCCGCTTGGTCGAAAGCGCGGCATCGGCAGGTCGTCTGAACAACAACGACGCATGGCGCCGCGTACGCGGATTGTTGAGCAACAGCCAAACCAGCGACGCACGCAGCTTGGCAGCCGCATTGGGCAGCCCATTTGAGGGCGGCTCGCAAGGTGCGCGCGAATACAGCCTTTTGAACGTCATCGGTAAAGACGCGCGCAAATCCTCCTCCGCAGCCTCCACGCTGTCCGGCATGGAATCCGGCTTAAGCCGCGAGCAAAGCAGCTTCGCATGGGGCGTATTGGGACTCTACCAAGCGCAAAATCAAAACATGCAGACCGCGTTGAGCTACTACAACCGCGTTTCCGACCGCAAACAACTGACCGACGAGCAGTTTGAATGGTACGCCCGCGCCGCCCTGCGCCTGCAACGCTGGAACGAATTGTCGGGCATCATCCAACAAATGCCCGACAACCTGCAAAAAGACCCGACTTGGCAATACTGGCTGGGCCGCAGCTACGCCGCACAAGGCAACCAAAGCCGTGCTAAAGAAATGTACGAAAAAGCCGCTGCAAGCGGACGCAATTTCTACGCCGTCTTAGCAGGCGAAGAACTCGGCCGCCGCGTCAATACCAAAAACAACGTTTCCGACGCCGATAAAAAAGACGTCCGCCGCATGGCAGACGACGGCGCCATCAAACGCGCGCTGGTTCTGTTTAAAAACAGCCAAAGCAGCAACGATGCCAAAATGCGCCGTCAGGCGCAGGCAGAATGGCGTTTCGCCACCCGCGACTTCAACGAGGACAACCTCCTGACTGCCGCGCAAGTCGCCTTTGAAAACCAGTTCTACGACATGGCGATCAACAGCGCCGACCGGACCGAGCGCAAACTCAACTACAACCTGCGCTACCTCTCTCCGTTTAAAGAGACCACCGTCCGCTACGCCTCGCAAGCAGGCATCGATCCCGCTTGGGTTTACGGTCTGATCCGTCAAGAAAGCCGCTTCGTCATGGGCGCGCAATCCAGCGTCGGCGCGCAAGGCCTGATGCAGGTTATGCCCGCCACCGCCCGCGAAATCGCCGGCAAAATCGGCATGAGCAGCAGCGAACTCTACACCATGGACGGCAACATCCGCATGGGTACATGGTACATGGCAGATGCCAAACGCCGCCTGCAAAACAACGAAGTGATGGCAACCGCAGGCTACAACGCCGGCCCCGGCCGCGCCCGCAATTGGCAGGCTTCTATGCCTCTGGAAGGCGCGATTTACGCCGAAACCATCCCTTTCACCGAAACCCGCGACTACGTCAAAAAAGTCATGACCAACGCGACCTTCTACGCATCTCTGTTCAATGAGCCGCAAACTTCGTTGAAACAGCGTATGGGAACCGTTCCGGGTCGTTACTGA
- a CDS encoding adenine phosphoribosyltransferase yields MLVHPEAMGVAALADKIRKIENWPQKGILFHDITPVLQSAEYFRLLVDLLVYRYMGQKIDVVAGLDARGFIIGAALAYQLNVGFVPIRKKGKLPFDTISQSYALEYGEATVEIHKDAVKPGARVLLVDDLVATGGTMLAGVELIRKLGGEVVEAAAILEFTDLIGGSKIRENGVPLFTLLQNEGCM; encoded by the coding sequence ATGTTGGTTCATCCTGAGGCGATGGGCGTCGCCGCATTGGCGGACAAAATCCGCAAAATCGAAAACTGGCCGCAAAAAGGCATTTTATTTCACGACATTACACCGGTGCTTCAAAGCGCGGAATATTTCCGCCTTTTGGTGGACTTGCTGGTTTACCGCTATATGGGTCAGAAAATCGATGTCGTGGCAGGCTTGGACGCACGCGGCTTCATCATCGGCGCGGCGTTGGCATATCAGTTGAACGTCGGCTTCGTCCCCATCCGCAAAAAGGGCAAGCTGCCTTTTGATACGATTTCGCAAAGCTACGCGCTGGAATACGGCGAAGCGACGGTCGAAATCCACAAAGACGCGGTCAAACCCGGCGCGCGCGTGCTGCTGGTCGATGACCTGGTCGCAACCGGCGGCACCATGCTCGCAGGCGTGGAATTAATCCGCAAACTCGGCGGCGAAGTCGTTGAAGCGGCGGCGATTTTGGAATTTACGGACTTGATCGGCGGCAGCAAAATCCGCGAAAACGGCGTTCCCCTGTTTACCCTGCTGCAAAACGAAGGCTGCATGTAA
- the accD gene encoding acetyl-CoA carboxylase, carboxyltransferase subunit beta has translation MSWLDKILPPKIKNRSKSEGSSNVPEGLWHKCPSCSATIYSTELQQNDQVCPKCNHHNPLSARERLNLLLDEEGREEIAANIKPTDPLKFKDSKKYPERLAAARKATGEDDALVVMKGFMNGLPVVIAAFEFRFIGGSMGSVVGERFVQGVRRAVADNCSFICVAASGGARMQEGVNSLMQMTKTSAALHLLTEKHLPFISVLTDPTMGGVSASFAFLGDVVLAEPNALIGFAGPRVIEQTVRETLPEGFQRAEFLLEKGAIDQIVDRRSMKQRISDLITLLRREDKVNAA, from the coding sequence ATGAGTTGGTTAGACAAAATCCTACCGCCTAAAATCAAAAACCGCAGCAAAAGCGAAGGCTCGTCCAACGTTCCCGAAGGCCTGTGGCACAAATGCCCTTCCTGCTCGGCAACCATCTACTCGACCGAACTTCAGCAAAACGACCAAGTTTGCCCGAAATGTAACCATCACAACCCGCTTTCTGCGCGCGAACGCCTCAATTTGCTTTTGGACGAGGAAGGTCGCGAAGAAATCGCCGCCAATATCAAACCGACCGACCCGCTGAAATTCAAAGACAGCAAAAAATATCCCGAACGCTTGGCCGCAGCGCGCAAAGCCACCGGCGAAGATGATGCGTTGGTCGTGATGAAAGGCTTTATGAACGGCCTGCCCGTCGTGATTGCCGCCTTCGAATTCCGCTTTATCGGCGGCTCTATGGGTTCCGTCGTCGGCGAACGCTTCGTCCAAGGCGTGCGCCGCGCCGTAGCCGACAACTGCTCTTTCATCTGCGTTGCCGCATCGGGCGGTGCGCGGATGCAGGAAGGTGTCAACTCATTGATGCAGATGACCAAAACCAGCGCGGCATTGCATCTTCTGACTGAAAAACACCTGCCGTTCATCTCCGTCCTGACCGACCCGACCATGGGCGGCGTATCCGCCAGTTTCGCCTTCCTCGGCGATGTCGTGCTTGCCGAACCCAACGCCCTTATCGGCTTTGCCGGTCCGCGCGTTATCGAACAAACCGTCCGTGAAACCTTGCCCGAAGGCTTCCAACGCGCAGAATTCCTGCTGGAAAAAGGCGCTATCGACCAAATCGTCGACCGTCGCAGCATGAAACAGCGCATCAGCGACCTGATTACCCTGCTGCGCCGCGAAGACAAAGTCAACGCCGCTTAA